In the Candidatus Auribacterota bacterium genome, TCCGATCAATGGCAATTCCTACCGGGGATATAAACTCTCCCCTCCCGCTCCCCTTCTTCCCTATAGTTTTGATCGGCTTCCCGTCCCCTGCAAAAACCTTCACCATCCCATTCCCCGAATCCGCAACCCAGACTCTCCCCTCCCCGTCCACCGCGACCCCGTGCGGGGCGAAGAAACCGCCCTCGAAATGATTTATGAATTTTCCATTCTGATCAAATATCTGCACCCGGTGATTGAAAGTGTCCGCGACATACACCAACCCATCCCTGTCAATGGCCACGCCGCAGGGGTCATTGAACTGCCCCAGGGCATTCCCCTTCCCTCCCCACGCGAGTAGAAAGAACCCCTCCGGATCAAACTTCTGTATCCGATAGTTGCGAAAATCGGCCACAAAGACATTCCCCTGACCATCAAGGGCGATCCCCCGCGGCTCTCTGTATTCACCCGGCCTCTCACCGATGCCCCCGCCGGTTATCCTTATCTTCTGACCCTTTTCAGCCTCGATGCGGATCAGTTTGCCGGGCGCCTCCGCCTTTAAAAAAGCCTTTTTCGAACATGCGGGCGCCACGAGCAAGAGCACGATCAAAAATATAAATATCAACCTCATACGACCCCCCTTTCATCTGCGCAACCGCGCGCCGATTGCTTGAAATCTCCCTTTGAGAATTTCCGGATCCTGTGGTTGCGGCGATCAACGATATAACCTGCCCGCCCCTTTTTCTCCAGGGGTAACGGGTCAGTGAGGCACTGATTTTTTAGCTGCAGTCATGACTCAGTCAAAATCCCCGCTTCCTTAAGCCTGAAACCATAAACATTCCTGAACAGATGTCTGAATTCCAAATATTGTTGCAGGCTGTCTCGCAACTCTGGTGTAATAACCGCCGGCCTTACCCCTTCCAAGGATCTGCTCATTTAAACAAGAAGACTGATATGCCAACTTCTTTTATTAGGCAATCCGCCTTCCATTTCTTCAGCTACACGGCAAAATATGCGCTCCATGGCCGTATAAAAGTCATGAAGGAAAGCCTCTGGCGCGGCGCAGATTTCTCTCGCATTCTCTATGTTGATGCTCTATTTCTTCCCGCCATGCAGAGAGATACTTTTTATAACATTCTGTCGCTTTCATAGGATAAATTTTATCAAATATGATTGGGTCTCAAAAAGACGTTACCCGAGGGTCGAATGTAATATCTGTACCTTGAACCCGCCCACCCGGCTGAGCGCTATTTAAAATCCCGCTTTGAAAATTTGCGGATTAAGTGGTTCCGGCAATCCACGATATAGACCCCTGGGCCATCCTTTTCCAACGCGATCCCCATGGGGAACTGGAGAAGAGGTTTGCCGGATTCAGAAGGCTTCAGTACCCCGAGCAGCTTCCCGTCTCTTGAATACTTAAGCAACCTGTGGCCGGGCGGATCCGTCAGGTAAATGTCACCCGTGCTGTCAACGTCAAGGTACGGCTCATTAAACACTCCCTGCTCCCAGCCGTCAACCTTGAACTCGCTCAGGTAATTCCCCTCTCGGTCGAGTATCTGAACTCGCTTATTCCCGGCATCTGCCACATATACCTTCCCCTTCCGATCAATGGCAATTCCTACCGGGGATATAAACTCTCCCCTCCCGCTCCCCTTCTTCCCTATAGTTTTGATCGGCTTCCCGTCCCCTGCAAAAACCTTCACCATCCCATTCCCCGAATCCGCAACCCAGGTGTCCGCGACATAGACTTTCCCGTCCCCGCCGACGGTCACGCCGCAAGGGTCCTTGAATTGGCCCGGGTAGTCACCCTCCTCCCCCCACGCCTTGACAAAGAGACCCTTTGCGTCGAACTTTTGTATCCGGTAGTTGCGAAAATCGGCGACGTAGGCATTCCCCTGGCCATCGAGGGCGATCCCGCGAGGCTCGGTGTACTGCCCCGGCGCATCACCCTGCCCCCCCTCGAGCATCTGCACGCGCGGAGGCGCGGGGGCTGGTATCGCTGGAGCCGCACCCGCACCCTTCTCTCCCTGCCCGCCCCTGCCCACCCCGCCGAAGTACGCGGTCTGATAAATCGCCGCGCCCTTATTCCTGAAGACGGGGCGGAAAATATCGGTGAGCTGGTTAAACTTTTCCAGCTGGTCAGGTCGATATTTAATTCTCTCGGTGTTGCCCACATAGACGTAGTCGATATTATATTTAGCAATAAGCGCGCTCAGTTCGGCCGGATCTATTGACGTATAAAGCTTTATCACGTCGTTCCTGCGCATCTCTTCGTAGCGATACCCCCTCTGGGAGACATGACTCCCCCAGCCCACCACCGTGGGCAAACCGGTATTCGCGCTGACCCTGGCGTATTCATATAGATAATCGGCACCCGTCGCCTCGGCGATCACAGGCTGTCCGGGAACCGCCTCATTGAGCCAGGAGATCGCATCGTACTCATCGGGTACGCTCGCCCTCATGTACGCATACCCGTTGAGCGTGGGGCGGCTCAGCATCCTCGGGAATATCGTTTTGAGCGGACCGCGGGGCGGCTCTAATGATCTTCGCCCATAGTTATCGTCGCCGATTGTTCTGGCCCTCGGCCCCATGACGGTGAACACCAGCGAGGCCGCGAGGAGCGCGAAGAGGAGCGCGCGCCAGACGGCTCTCACCAGTAATCGCAGAAATCTCTTTACCCCCCCGCCCTGATGCGCTGGGGCATCGAATATTCGGGACAGGCAATAGCTGCCGGCGATGGAAAAGAAAAACCAGACCGGCATGTAGAACTTGAATATCGTGTTCATCCTCTTCCACTCGCCCCCTTGGAGGAAGTCCTTTATGTGGAATATCTCGCAGAGGGCTATGATGGAATATCCATAGAGGACGAGGGTGAGGACGTAGACTGCCGACCTGTTAAAACGGTTCCTTTTGAGGACAATAAGCCCCGTGAAGAGAAACGCGAGCGCGATGGAGAGCGTCGCATAATCACGCGTTCCCAGCACCCTGAAGACAATCCATGGTGCCGCCGCAGCGAGCAACATCCCGAAGACGAAAAGCGCCCTCGCCCAGAGCCGGCGCCTCCTGTCAATGTAGCGGAGAAGCTCGCGCGCGAAGAGGCCGGTAATGATGAAGATAAAGAAGCCAAAAAAGCGGAGGAGGGCCAAGGGACTGGTGGTCAAATTCCCCACGAGGCCGATCCCCATCCCCTGCCTGCCGAAGAACTGGAAAAATGGCGAATAGGCGACCAGCGCGGTCAGGGCAAGGAGCAGCGTCGGGCCGGCCGTCTTCACCAGCGCCCTGAGCGGACTTCCCACCATCCCCTCGCCGCGGATTATCGAGAGAATGAATCGGATGATGCGACCGAAGAAACCGCTGTTCCACCATATCGTATATGATGCTATGGGGATGCGTGAGGGCGGCGTCCGCTGGACAATCACCTCCCTTGCCAGGAGCACCAGCGCAAGCATGAGCAGATACGTGGGAAAGTCCCACGTGTTCATCGGTATCATCATGCCGATCACGACCGCAGAGATAAAGAAATTAGCGAGTGCTTCCATTCCGCGGCCTGGTAGGCCGATGCCATGGCGGCTCTCCAAGAGAATATTGAGGCCGAGTGCAAGAAGAAAGATGCCGAACGGCATGGCGATGATGTGGGCGTGCAGATCAACAAAGATAAAGCTCCAGAGCGGGAACTCGTGCACCGTGTATGCAATCACCTCGTGGGCGCAGCGGAAAAAACGGAACACGGGCTCATGGTGGGTGGGCATGGCGATGCGGCAGAAGCGGTACAAGGCTTCCCTCCATGGCTGCGTGTCGATCAGGAGGAAGAAACCATCGAGGTTCCCCATGAGCCCCGCGAAAACCCCTCCGCACACACCGTACCTGATCCTGCCCGTGACAGTGTACACGATGGAGAAGACGCACGAAATCACCAGCGCGGGAATGAGACAGAAACAGAGATTGTAGCTTATATGCGAGGGGATCCCCGCCAGCTTCGTGAGCATGGCGACGAGGTAATGGCCGTAGTAGTAGTAGTTGAGGCAGATTCCCGACGCCCACGGATCAATTGGGGGGAAGGAACGGCTCCGCAGAATTGAATTTATGAACGAGGAGTCCATGGAGCTCTCGCTCCAATAGATATCGGGATTGTAGAGCCGGAAAAGCAGGAACAGGCAGAACGCCCCGAAAAATACCAGTTCGGAAACGATGATCTGCTTCCTCCTCAGCCTGAAAAAGGCGCGCCACCCGCATTCGCCCTCGGCGCGCTGCCATGAGAGGAGGAGCACCACGGCCAGGGAGAGGAGGATGAGCCGGCGGGAAAACGCTGCGGCGCCAAGGCTCGCCGTGATCCAGACGATGTAGCCGGCGAGCGCGATCGCCATGACCTTGGCGAATGGGTATCCCCGGTCGGCAAGGTTGCCGAAGAACGAAGCTGTCAGCGGCAGGGCGAGGAGCCCCATGATCTCCACCATGGCGAGCCATACGATGAGCGCTCGCAGTCCGCTGTAGCGCGAGGGGGTGTACCCCTCGAGAGAGGGTTCTATGGCGCCTGTCCGTCTCTCAGGGCGGTTGGACTCGTCCGCCCCGAGTGCATCCGCGAGCACCGGCCAGTAATCGATCTTGGGCTCTGCCTTGAGGAGTCGCTCGATGTATTCGGCAGGATAATTCGCCACCTTGCGGAAGAGAAGCACCTTGGGGTGATCGTACACCGTGAAGCTTTCGTCGGAGTAGTCATCGTCAAAACTGATCCCCCAGAGCCGCGGGTGTGCGGCCACGCTCTTCACCAGCCTGTAGCCAAGCCGCTCAGCAAAGAGCAACCGGTAGTAATTCGATGTGATGGGGTAGCGATCCGGGACCCTGAGGACGGAGCCGTACATCCGTTTTGTCGGGATCGCAATGAGGTAGCCCTCCGCCAGTTCGCGAGCGAGGTCCCTCGCCTTGTTCCTGTCGTCGGTTTTGTAAATGTCCAGCTGCTTGACGGTGTAGCGATGCGTGCCGGTATTCCCCTCATCGGTGTGGCAGGGGAGGCCGCCGAATTCCCATGTCTCACCGAGGATGTGCGAGCCCTTCGGGATATTTTTATAGATCCAGCGCGACGCGGTGATACGCGAGCTCTCGCGCCCGTAGATGCCCGTATAGGCGAGCGAGTAGAAAACGGAAAAGGCGAGCACGAGTCCGAGGGCACCGCGCAGGGCGATCCCCCAGCCGCGCTCGCGCACCCTCTCATAAACCAGGCAGACTCCCTGCGCCCCGAGCATGCAGAAGAACGGGATGAGGGGGGCAAGGTAGCGGAGGAATTTGACCTGAAAACTCAGCGTGACGCCTCCCACCGGCACGAGCCACATCATGAGGAGCAGCGCACTCCGGTCTGGTTTCCTGAGCCAGCGGCACATGAGGTAACCTGTGCCCGCGAGGACGGTAATCCCCAGGGGCGCCCCCATGCAGTACCCGACGAGGTTTTTGATCTGGTATAATCCCTTCACGGTGTGCGCATACTGTAAGGTCCATGGTGGCGCCCATCTCCCCTGGACCATATCCTTTTGCTCTCTCAGCTGCCTCATGAATTCCTTGTGATCGATGAAGAAGAATGGCGCGCACACGGTAAAAGACGCGGCGCACACGATAAGTCCGGCGAAAAGCTTTCCCCATTGACTGAGCGAACGCATCCTTCCCTGCCTCCAGCAATAGGCGACGTGGGCAAACCCAAGGGGGAGGAGAATCGGCAGCGCGGTGAACTTTGTGGCGAGTGCCAATCCCGAGAAAAGGCCGGCGAGGCAATAGTGCCGCAACCTCCCCTCCTGCATGACGCGCGCGTTTGAGTAGATTGCCAGCATGATCAGGCTGGTGAGCATCACATCAACCGTCAGGAAGTGAGCGAGCTGGATATGGAATACCGTGAAGGCGAAAAAGAGAGAGGCCAGGCAGCCGGAACGCCTCGAGAAGAGCCGGCTCCCGATGAGAAACGTGAGGAAAATCGTCAGCGTGTCAAAAAATGCGGACCAGGCCCGGCCCACGACAAAGAGATCACCTGCCACGGGAAGGGCGCGAGGGAGGATGCACGTCAAAAAATTGTGCGACGACCTGATGAGGTAGAGCGGCAGCGAGCCGTACGCAAAGAAGTGCGGGTTATACGCCTCGATGCGTTCCCTGACCGTGACATGCTCGCCCCGGTCAATCTTACCCCTCAGGGCGTGGAGCTGCCTGTCGATATCGCCGACCGCGTACGAGACACGCGCCTCATCGGGATGGAACACCTCCGGCCTCCCCCAATCGAGGCGGTAAAAGCGGAGGCCGCCCCCGAGGAGCAAGGCCGCGAGGAAGAACACGAGGTATCGTCTGTTGCTGTTCATTTTTTCAGGAGACCGTTGACATAAAAACCCAGGGGAGACTCCCCTATAGCAACCCTTCCAATCGCAGTAACGTATCCTGAGCACGTCGAGAAACATCCGCAACGGATCGCTCGCGATACTCACCCGACTCCGCGGGGAATCATACCAGGTCACCGGGACCTCCGCGATGCGGTATCCGTATTTCCGCGCGATAAAGAGCGCCTCCACATCGAAACTGAAACGCTCAATCCGCTGTTGCGCGAACACGCGCCTCGCCGCGTCAGCGCGGAACAGCTTGAATCCGCACTGGGTGTCCTTGAAGCCGCGGAGCGTGAAGACCCTCACGATCTTGTTATATATTTTTCCCATCAGCTCGCGGTACCACGGCTGGTGGACGCGCACGTCCGCCCCTCGAGCGCTCCGCGATCCGATGGCGATGTCAAATCCCTCGTGGAGCAGCTTCGGAAAGAGCTTTTCCGCATCTTCGATGGGTGTCGAGAGATCCGCGTCGGAAAAGAGGATGTACGCTCCGCGCGCCACCTCGATGCCATGCCGCACTGAGAACCCCTTGCCCCGATTCGTACCGTTGAGGACAACCCTCACGTTCGGCTTCCTCGCGGCATACGCCTCGGCGACGCGGACGGTGCCGTCAGTGGAACCATCATCCACCGCAATGACTTCAAAGGGCTGCCCTCGCGCGGACAGGTACTCATATACCCTCTCAAGCGTCGCCCCGAGCCTTGGCTCCTCATTGAAGGCGGGAATCACCACCGAGAGATAGAGTTCGTCTTCTTTCATAGTAAAGGGGTCAAGTCTTGAATTTCAATTTTCTAGGTCGGGAGCTTACCTTGACATACACGCCATTCCTATTATCACGCGCATCCCTGCCCGACCTACTTCTCGCCCACCCTGTAAATCCTCACGTCATCGCGCGCATAGACCAGAGGGAATGTTCCGGCAAACGCCCTGAGGCCCGCGGCGCTGTACTTCTTCGCCTCCAGTGTGCCGACATACACATACTGGACCCCGTACTTCTGGAGGAGCGGTTTGACAGTCTCCTTGCGCGCCTCGTCGTACATCCGCTTGATGTCCTGGGTGCGCTCCATGATGAGCTTCCAGCTCCAGTCTCTCCAGAGGGACTCCTGGTTGCCCCACCCAAGGAGGGTCGGGTGCCCCGTGAAAGTGGACACGCGGCCGTGAAAACTGTAGGGGTCCCCCGTCGCCTCCAGGATAACCTCGCGCGCGGGAACGTGCTCGCTCACCCACCGCAGGGCGTTATACTCCCCGGGGTACCGCTGTCTGATGTACGCCGTCCCGTCCAGCGTTGGCAGGTAGGGGACGGGAGATTGTGTGCCCCCGCGGAATCTCTGGCACCGGTGGTAGGTGCCCCACACCGGATAGATGAGGGATCCCGCGACGAGCGCCGCGAGCGCCGCCTGCCAGGCCACCCTGAAACCGCCTCGCAGTCGCTCGGCCACGAAGCTGCTCCCCGCCGCAACGATGAGGGAGGATAGTATCCACGCCTGGAAATAGTACTTAAAAACCGTATTTTGCCTCTGGAGTCTTTCGCCATAAAAATCTTTCAGGTAGAACAGCTCACAGCCGAGAAAGAGCGCCGCGCAAAACAAGAGCAGGAGCGCCACAAACAGCTTCTCAGGGGGGAAATCACCGCGCGAAAAAACAACCATGACGGCCAGGAGGCACACCGCGCTCATTATCCCCACCACCGCGCATCCCGCAATCAAACCCCCCGCAACCAATACCCCCATGCCGAGGAAGGCGAGCGGCCAGCCGTTCACCTGGAGTATCCGCGCCCGTGAGCAGCGCAGAAGCTCCGCGATCAGGTAGCTGAACGCGACAAAACAGGCGAGGCCGTTCACCGTGAAAAAAGCGCCGAGCGGCGAGCGCTTCGCCGCCTCCACAAGGCTTGCGTGCGGCTTTGCCTCAGGCTGGAACTGGAGCCGGAACGGGAGGAAGAGGACCACGCTGAGAATGACGAGCAGGAGGATCCAGCCGAAAAAGCGCCAGCTCTTCGCCAGGGCCCTGTGCCGCGAGGCAATGACGACACCGGCGAGAAACAGGAGCAGCACGTACGTGGGATAGTCCCACGTGTTGAACATGAAGACAGAGCCGAGGATGAGGGAAAACACGATACTGTAGAGACGCCATCCCGGCAGCGAAAATTTAGGGAAGATATCCCCCTGCCGCGTGAAGAGGACAAGGAGCATCGAGAGCATAAGGAAGCCGAACGGCATAAACATGAAGTGGGGATGGAGATCTCCGAGGAGGAAGCTGAAACAGGGAAATTCATGGATCGTACCCGGGATGACCTCGCGCGATCCGTGGGCAAACATCTCATACCACCAATCCCTGCCCGTGAGCCCACCCGACCGAAGCGCACGCAGGATTGCGTCAAAGTTGCCCACGCCGAGGAGGAAGAGCGGCGCGAGGAGCGCAGGTCCCCTGCGCCGGGTGAGGTTATAGGCGAGGCTGAACGCCCCGCAACAGGCGAGGGGCACGATGCTCGCGACCGCGAGGTTGAAGCCGACCTCGGGTTTCACCGCGGCGAGTTTGATCACACCGGCAAAAACAACATAGCCAAAGTAGTAGTAATTCACAGGTTTCCCCGCGAACCAGAGATCCTGCGGCGGCATTGAACGGCCCCGGAGCACCGCCTGGAGGTACATCATATCCGGCTCTTTCTCGGCGAGCGTGATGTCGGGCTTGTACGATTGTATGAACACGGCGAGAAAGTAGAGCGCGAGGAACAACACCTGCTCGAAAAGAAGAATCCGCTTCCGCTCGCGCAGGAAGGACAGCATCTCCTTGACGTTCAACGTGTAGAAAATCGAGGCGGATATCAGGAAGAGAATCAGGAATGCGGCGAGCGACGCCCCATCGAATGGGTAGAGGCTCAGGGAGGCGGCAACCCATCCCGCATACGATATGACGAGCAGGCCGAGCAGCCGTGCCACCCCCAGTCCCCCATCCGGCAGGTTCCGGAAGAGAAAGAAACAGAGCGGCCAGCTCGCCGCCCCCAGGAGCTCGATTACGACCAGCCATCGCAGGATGCTCATATTCAGTAACCGGTGATCCCCATTCCCCTCTGAAAGTCACCCCGTGGGCGCTCACCGCTGAGGCGACGATGGATTTTCCCACCGACAATGCGCTCGAAGAACGCAACGCCTGTACTACCACCAGGTTCCGCGCTGCTGGTAGGTCTTGATAAACCGCTCGATGCTGCGGTCGAAGGTCTTTTCCACGTCATCCGGAAACACACACGCAGGGAACTCCCCCGCCCGCAGGTGACTCCTCAGACACTCGCAGCATTTCCCCTTCTTGCTGCAAGGGCTATAGGTGCAGCGGCACCACGCCATCGTGCGTTCATATGTGCACTCCGCCATCGAGAGCTCCTTTCTTCGGCGAGCGCGACAAGGAGAAAATGTCCAACTACTGACCGAGGGTGAACAAGCGAATATGCTGCCACTGATTTTCTGGAATGCGTCTGAAGTACTCTACGATATCTGGATCAAATTGAGTTCCCGCGCAGCGCGTGACCTCATGGAATGCCCGCTCGAGAGAAACCGCCTTGCGATAGGGGCGGATGGTGGTCATGGTATCGAATGTGTCCACGACGGAGAAAAGCCTCGCCCCCAGGGGAATGTCCCTCCCCCTGAGCCCGGCCGGGTATCCCTTGCCGTCAAACCGCTCGTGGTGGTTGAGCACGATACCGAGGGATGGCTCCAGAAAGTCAATGCCCTTCAGTATATTATAGCCAATCTCCGGGTGCATGCGCATGAGGCTCCACTCTGCCGCCGTGAGCTTACCCGGTTTTAGGAGAATTTTATCGGGGATGCCGATCTTGCCGATGTCGTGCAGCATCGCCCCCTTTGAGATTGCGCCCAGATCCTTGCTCTTGATTCCCACACCCTTCGCGAGAAGGATGGCGTACATGCTCACCCGCTGCGAGTGATTGCCCGTTCGGTGCTCCCGCGCATCGAGCGATGCCACCAGCGCCTGGAGGGTCATATCGTACGAGTGCTTCAACTGCTGGAGCGTCTTTCTCAGATCGTTCGTCCGCTCCTCAACGAGGACCTCGAGATTGCGCTGGTACTCTTTATTCTCGAGAATCAGCCGGCGCTTTTCCAGCGCCTTTGACACCGAAAAGGCGAGCTCCTTGAGGTTGATCGGCTTGACGACATAATCATCGGCGCCCTGGGTGA is a window encoding:
- a CDS encoding NHL repeat-containing protein, translating into MRLIFIFLIVLLLVAPACSKKAFLKAEAPGKLIRIEAEKGQKIRITGGGIGERPGEYREPRGIALDGQGNVFVADFRNYRIQKFDPEGFFLLAWGGKGNALGQFNDPCGVAIDRDGLVYVADTFNHRVQIFDQNGKFINHFEGGFFAPHGVAVDGEGRVWVADSGNGMVKVFAGDGKPIKTIGKKGSGRGEFISPVGIAIDR
- a CDS encoding DUF2298 domain-containing protein, whose translation is MKEDELYLSVVIPAFNEEPRLGATLERVYEYLSARGQPFEVIAVDDGSTDGTVRVAEAYAARKPNVRVVLNGTNRGKGFSVRHGIEVARGAYILFSDADLSTPIEDAEKLFPKLLHEGFDIAIGSRSARGADVRVHQPWYRELMGKIYNKIVRVFTLRGFKDTQCGFKLFRADAARRVFAQQRIERFSFDVEALFIARKYGYRIAEVPVTWYDSPRSRVSIASDPLRMFLDVLRIRYCDWKGCYRGVSPGFLCQRSPEKMNSNRRYLVFFLAALLLGGGLRFYRLDWGRPEVFHPDEARVSYAVGDIDRQLHALRGKIDRGEHVTVRERIEAYNPHFFAYGSLPLYLIRSSHNFLTCILPRALPVAGDLFVVGRAWSAFFDTLTIFLTFLIGSRLFSRRSGCLASLFFAFTVFHIQLAHFLTVDVMLTSLIMLAIYSNARVMQEGRLRHYCLAGLFSGLALATKFTALPILLPLGFAHVAYCWRQGRMRSLSQWGKLFAGLIVCAASFTVCAPFFFIDHKEFMRQLREQKDMVQGRWAPPWTLQYAHTVKGLYQIKNLVGYCMGAPLGITVLAGTGYLMCRWLRKPDRSALLLMMWLVPVGGVTLSFQVKFLRYLAPLIPFFCMLGAQGVCLVYERVRERGWGIALRGALGLVLAFSVFYSLAYTGIYGRESSRITASRWIYKNIPKGSHILGETWEFGGLPCHTDEGNTGTHRYTVKQLDIYKTDDRNKARDLARELAEGYLIAIPTKRMYGSVLRVPDRYPITSNYYRLLFAERLGYRLVKSVAAHPRLWGISFDDDYSDESFTVYDHPKVLLFRKVANYPAEYIERLLKAEPKIDYWPVLADALGADESNRPERRTGAIEPSLEGYTPSRYSGLRALIVWLAMVEIMGLLALPLTASFFGNLADRGYPFAKVMAIALAGYIVWITASLGAAAFSRRLILLSLAVVLLLSWQRAEGECGWRAFFRLRRKQIIVSELVFFGAFCLFLLFRLYNPDIYWSESSMDSSFINSILRSRSFPPIDPWASGICLNYYYYGHYLVAMLTKLAGIPSHISYNLCFCLIPALVISCVFSIVYTVTGRIRYGVCGGVFAGLMGNLDGFFLLIDTQPWREALYRFCRIAMPTHHEPVFRFFRCAHEVIAYTVHEFPLWSFIFVDLHAHIIAMPFGIFLLALGLNILLESRHGIGLPGRGMEALANFFISAVVIGMMIPMNTWDFPTYLLMLALVLLAREVIVQRTPPSRIPIASYTIWWNSGFFGRIIRFILSIIRGEGMVGSPLRALVKTAGPTLLLALTALVAYSPFFQFFGRQGMGIGLVGNLTTSPLALLRFFGFFIFIITGLFARELLRYIDRRRRLWARALFVFGMLLAAAAPWIVFRVLGTRDYATLSIALAFLFTGLIVLKRNRFNRSAVYVLTLVLYGYSIIALCEIFHIKDFLQGGEWKRMNTIFKFYMPVWFFFSIAGSYCLSRIFDAPAHQGGGVKRFLRLLVRAVWRALLFALLAASLVFTVMGPRARTIGDDNYGRRSLEPPRGPLKTIFPRMLSRPTLNGYAYMRASVPDEYDAISWLNEAVPGQPVIAEATGADYLYEYARVSANTGLPTVVGWGSHVSQRGYRYEEMRRNDVIKLYTSIDPAELSALIAKYNIDYVYVGNTERIKYRPDQLEKFNQLTDIFRPVFRNKGAAIYQTAYFGGVGRGGQGEKGAGAAPAIPAPAPPRVQMLEGGQGDAPGQYTEPRGIALDGQGNAYVADFRNYRIQKFDAKGLFVKAWGEEGDYPGQFKDPCGVTVGGDGKVYVADTWVADSGNGMVKVFAGDGKPIKTIGKKGSGRGEFISPVGIAIDRKGKVYVADAGNKRVQILDREGNYLSEFKVDGWEQGVFNEPYLDVDSTGDIYLTDPPGHRLLKYSRDGKLLGVLKPSESGKPLLQFPMGIALEKDGPGVYIVDCRNHLIRKFSKRDFK
- a CDS encoding DUF2298 domain-containing protein, which translates into the protein MSILRWLVVIELLGAASWPLCFFLFRNLPDGGLGVARLLGLLVISYAGWVAASLSLYPFDGASLAAFLILFLISASIFYTLNVKEMLSFLRERKRILLFEQVLFLALYFLAVFIQSYKPDITLAEKEPDMMYLQAVLRGRSMPPQDLWFAGKPVNYYYFGYVVFAGVIKLAAVKPEVGFNLAVASIVPLACCGAFSLAYNLTRRRGPALLAPLFLLGVGNFDAILRALRSGGLTGRDWWYEMFAHGSREVIPGTIHEFPCFSFLLGDLHPHFMFMPFGFLMLSMLLVLFTRQGDIFPKFSLPGWRLYSIVFSLILGSVFMFNTWDYPTYVLLLFLAGVVIASRHRALAKSWRFFGWILLLVILSVVLFLPFRLQFQPEAKPHASLVEAAKRSPLGAFFTVNGLACFVAFSYLIAELLRCSRARILQVNGWPLAFLGMGVLVAGGLIAGCAVVGIMSAVCLLAVMVVFSRGDFPPEKLFVALLLLFCAALFLGCELFYLKDFYGERLQRQNTVFKYYFQAWILSSLIVAAGSSFVAERLRGGFRVAWQAALAALVAGSLIYPVWGTYHRCQRFRGGTQSPVPYLPTLDGTAYIRQRYPGEYNALRWVSEHVPAREVILEATGDPYSFHGRVSTFTGHPTLLGWGNQESLWRDWSWKLIMERTQDIKRMYDEARKETVKPLLQKYGVQYVYVGTLEAKKYSAAGLRAFAGTFPLVYARDDVRIYRVGEK
- a CDS encoding DUF6485 family protein, with amino-acid sequence MAECTYERTMAWCRCTYSPCSKKGKCCECLRSHLRAGEFPACVFPDDVEKTFDRSIERFIKTYQQRGTWW
- a CDS encoding response regulator, producing the protein MRDDDDILVVDDEPSVRDIVARGLGLHGYTCASAANSQEAISLMEVHPPAVIISDINMPGQSGFWLLQQIKNRWPDTSVIMLTAIDETQSAINCLTQGADDYVVKPINLKELAFSVSKALEKRRLILENKEYQRNLEVLVEERTNDLRKTLQQLKHSYDMTLQALVASLDAREHRTGNHSQRVSMYAILLAKGVGIKSKDLGAISKGAMLHDIGKIGIPDKILLKPGKLTAAEWSLMRMHPEIGYNILKGIDFLEPSLGIVLNHHERFDGKGYPAGLRGRDIPLGARLFSVVDTFDTMTTIRPYRKAVSLERAFHEVTRCAGTQFDPDIVEYFRRIPENQWQHIRLFTLGQ